In Variovorax sp. J2L1-78, the following are encoded in one genomic region:
- a CDS encoding tripartite tricarboxylate transporter TctB family protein, translating to MGIKSQADFFSGVMFTAVGATFAVGATTYNIGDGARMGPGYFPLMLGILLSVLGLLIIFQALVVETADGGKIGKWAWKPLFFVIAANVAFGVLLGGLPSIGLPAMGLIIAIYALTIIASLAGEHFKLRDVLVLATILAVGSYIAFIWALKLQIQVWPTFISG from the coding sequence ATGGGAATCAAGAGTCAGGCTGACTTCTTTTCAGGGGTCATGTTCACTGCCGTCGGCGCCACCTTCGCGGTCGGCGCCACCACTTACAACATCGGGGACGGCGCCCGCATGGGGCCCGGGTACTTCCCGCTCATGCTGGGCATTCTGCTGTCCGTGCTCGGCCTGCTGATCATCTTCCAGGCCCTGGTCGTGGAAACCGCCGACGGCGGAAAGATCGGCAAATGGGCGTGGAAGCCGCTGTTCTTCGTGATCGCCGCCAACGTCGCGTTCGGCGTGCTGCTGGGCGGCCTGCCGAGCATCGGCCTGCCGGCCATGGGGCTGATCATCGCGATCTACGCCCTCACCATCATCGCGAGCCTGGCGGGCGAGCACTTCAAGCTGCGCGACGTGCTGGTGCTGGCCACCATCCTTGCCGTGGGCAGCTACATCGCGTTCATCTGGGCCCTCAAGCTGCAGATCCAGGTCTGGCCGACCTTCATTTCGGGCTGA